A region from the Vicia villosa cultivar HV-30 ecotype Madison, WI linkage group LG3, Vvil1.0, whole genome shotgun sequence genome encodes:
- the LOC131656335 gene encoding probable glutathione S-transferase parA: MEKDNVVLLDFWPSSYGMRVKIALEEKRVSYECRQEDFQAKSSLLLEMNSVYKTIPVLVHNGKPICESLNIVEYIDEAWNHKPSLLPSDPYNRSQAKFWGDYIDKHIYNIGKKVWTGKGKQQEEGKKKFIECLKTLEGELGDKPYFGGNDFGYVDVALIPFTSWFYTYETYGKLSIEEECPKLVAWAKRCMEKESVSKSLPHPHKIYAFAMEYKHSHGLD; encoded by the exons ATGGAAAAGGACAACGTTGTTTTGTTGGATTTTTGGCCAAGCTCATATGGAATGAGAGTGAAAATTGCGTTGGAGGAGAAGAGAGTCTCATATGAGTGTAGACAAGAAGATTTTCAAGCTAAAAGCTCTCTTCTTTTAGAGATGAACTCGGTTTACAAAACGATCCCGGTTTTGGTTCATAATGGAAAACCTATATGTGAATCACTCAACATTGTTGAGTACATTGATGAAGCTTGGAATCACAAACCTTCTCTTTTGCCCTCCGATCCTTACAACCGATCCCAAGCCAAGTTTTGGGGAGATTACATTGACAAACAT ATATACAACATTGGAAAGAAGGTATGGACAGGAAAGGGTAAACAACAAGAAGAGGGTAAGAAGAAGTTTATAGAATGTTTGAAGACTTTAGAAGGTGAGCTTGGAGATAAGCCATATTTTGGTGGAAATGACTTTGGATATGTTGATGTGGCTCTTATTCCCTTCACAAGTTGGTTTTATACATATGAGACTTATGGGAAACTAAGCATAGAGGAAGAGTGTCCTAAGCTTGTGGCTTGGGCCAAAAGGTGTATGGAAAAAGAGAGTGTGTCAAAGTCACTCCCTCACCCTCACAAAATCTATGCTTTTGCAATGGAGTATAAACATAGTCATGGACTTGATTAG
- the LOC131658546 gene encoding uncharacterized protein LOC131658546, producing the protein MYNEIRGSDVDRSWKTIFYQNYARPQACFTMWLALWGRLPTKDRLAKIKILTDGLCNFCGNPKSIQHLFFTCSYTAQIWQRILTWLGYKRNSGDGTKESNWLSMESKKKGWRRILLRMAATESVYHLWQARNALCFEQTVPSQDMLQHIQNAVILRAQTKKCLKNHVQLANLEIR; encoded by the coding sequence ATGTATAATGAGATTCGTGGTAGTGATGTTGATAGGAGCTGGAAAACAATATTTTACCAAAACTATGCCCGTCCTCAAGCATGTTTCACTATGTGGTTGGCTCTTTGGGGACGCCTTCCTACCAAGGACAGATTAGCCAAGATAAAAATCCTTACTGATGGACTATGTAATTTCTGTGGTAATCCGAAGAGTATTCAACACTTGTTTTTTACTTGCAGCTACACTGCCCAGATTTGGCAAAGGATCCTCACCTGGCTAGGGTATAAAAGAAACAGTGGGGATGGGACAAAGGAAAGTAATTGGCTTAGCATGGAATCGAAAAAGAAAGGATGGAGAAGGATTTTACTGAGAATGGCTGCTACAGAATCTGTCTACCACCTGTGGCAAGCCAGAAATGCTCTTTGCTTTGAGCAAACTGTTCCGAGCCAGGATATGTTGCAGCATATTCAAAATGCAGTGATTTTGAGGGCTCAGACCAAAAAATGCTTAAAGAATCATGTTCAGCTAGCTAACTTGGAGATTAGATAG
- the LOC131656336 gene encoding probable glutathione S-transferase parA — translation MEKANVVLLDFWPSVYAMRVKIALEEKGVSYECRQEDFQAKSSLLLEMNPVYQKIPVLIHNGKPICESLNIVQYIDEVWNHKPSLLPSDPYNRSQAKFWGDYIDKHVYSIRRKIWLGKGKEQEESKKKLIECLKTLEDELGDKPYFGGDEFGYVDVALIPFTSWFYTYETYGKLNMEEECPKLEVWAKRCMEKESVAKSLPHPHKIYAFATTRFNGNR, via the exons ATGGAAAAGGCCAACGTTGTTTTGTTGGATTTTTGGCCAAGCGTGTATGCAATGAGAGTAAAAATCGCGTTAGAAGAGAAGGGAGTCTCATATGAGTGTAGACAAGAAGATTTTCAAGCTAAAAGCTCTCTTCTTTTAGAGATGAACCCGGTTTACCAAAAGATCCCGGTTTTGATTCATAATGGAAAACCCATATGTGAATCACTCAACATTGTTCAGTATATTGATGAGGTTTGGAATCACAAACCTTCTCTTTTACCCTCTGATCCTTACAACCGATCACAAGCCAAGTTTTGGGGAGATTACATCGACAAACAT GTATATAGCATTAGAAGGAAGATATGGTTAGGAAAGGGTAAAGAACAAGAAGAAAGTAAAAAAAAGCTTATAGAATGTTTGAAGACTTTAGAAGATGAGCTTGGAGATAAGCCATATTTTGGAGGAGATGAGTTTGGATATGTTGATGTGGCTCTTATTCCCTTCACAAGTTGGTTTTACACATATGAAACTTATGGGAAACTAAATATGGAGGAAGAGTGTCCTAAGCTTGAGGTTTGGGCCAAAAGGTGTATGGAAAAAGAGAGTGTGGCAAAGTCACTCCCTCACCCTCACAAAATCTATGCTTTTGCAACCACAAGATTTAATGGGAACCGGTGA